The Henckelia pumila isolate YLH828 unplaced genomic scaffold, ASM3356847v2 CTG_525:::fragment_3, whole genome shotgun sequence genome segment aaaacatcaTTATCTCTATGGGAGACACCAGTACGAACTCCATGTGTCGCATGTTCTCTCAAAAGTGGGGAATTTGATACCTTGTTGAAATGGAGACTAATTTCATACGTTTTCACCTTTGAACAGTAGATTTTCACGGGCTCGAGGGAAATCATTTTTCTTCCTAAAAACCAGTCAAACGCAGGATTAAAACCTAATCCTACTCTAATCATCTCAACCAAACAAAGCCTAAGCGTACAAAGTTGTTAAAGATGAGACTCAAATACATACCTTGTCTTAGTATTTCACTCATGACATTCTTATCTTTTGAATAAGAGTGTAAATAAATTGAATTTAATCGAAATTTTATAAACTTTTTTAACCGGAGTTGCAAAGTACGGGCAAACTATTTTGAATCGACGATTTATATaacaatattatatatgtttgaGTAGTATTCAATAATACTATAGATCTATATCTCTGAGATATATAGATTGACTGATCCATATCAacgataattaaataatattgttttacatgaaaaataatattcttATATTAATTGGTCTTGTTGGATTGGAGATCCGTCTAACAAAATTGACATATGAAACTGTTTTACTTGAGTTTTTgtgtttatatttttaaaaaaatgtacaCACACATTAGAGAGTTGTGTTATCCTGGATACTACAAGGTGCAACAATAGATAACATGGGATGCACGAGTGAAcatgttgtgaaatttaatttcaaattaaaatttttgctaAATTTTATTGCGAACATCTTGCAAGTGCTTATGATGTGTTCAACAAAAGTGTTCGTTATATCAaacttttatataaatatataattatatatatatctatactattatattAAGCATGCGGTGAATAGAGACAAAATAGTATGTTGTGTGACATTTTTCTTAATTGTACAATCATCcctatttattttgatatttatcatttgacctattcaatttgaattacaaTTTGACCCCtaattatttttgataattATGAAATTATCTCTATTTTAacataaactaaattaattaaaaacaaaactGTACAACAACGAAtactaaatatatataatgtatatgtATTTGACTTGGAGTTAACATGCCATGTGAACGGTGAAGTGGTAAAAGCACCAATTCTGTGAAAACTGCACGTGACAGCAGTCCAAAGCATGCGTACAGGCAATGAATTAAAGCCACTTCCGCCGCTAACCAAactttattatattaatattaattaattaaaaataaataaaattcagaCACCTCGGATCCTTCTAGCCGAACATATTTTATTGCCACTAATTAAATACAATTTTGACTGATTGGTCAATTAATCTCACACTaaacaaaatatcatttttatgtttatttttccaTTTGGCAAAACTCCTAACCAAACTCAAAGGGATTGTATGCTTAATTCGGTTTGGTCTGAGTTTGATAAAGTTGGtggattaattttaaataatttattatttgttgGAGTGCCAACTGAATTAAGTAGTCTTCTTGTGAAAATTAACTGAATTACCTACTCATTCAGagttggaaaatttaaataaaaataatattatacaaGAAAATATAAATTTGCAATATGAGAGAAAATATacctaaaatatataattgaaagATAGATTACAGTGGGGTTGGAAAAATCTGATACTTGAATGAACAATAAATAAATGGTAAAACATGAGATAttacattattttttaaaaaaaaattcatgagaaatctttaaaattaattGTTCGGATTAGCAAGAAATTAAATGGATTTTTAGTATTGCcttaaaagaaagaagaaatttatTACATAGGGGGGAGCAAGgataataattattttctcCATTTGTTTGGAGGTTTTTGCCATTTAATCAATTGCCGAAACATCAACAAAGACGAAGCTTTCATTTTCTCTGTTATGGCCGCCTGAAACTCCCTGTTTCTCTTAATAAAGCCCTCTTCAATCTTGATTTTTCACGTCTCTCTGCCTTCATTTATCTTCATTAAAAggtgattttttttgtttgataaTTTGTATGAATATCCTTTTTGTTTTGCTAACTTTGATTGGATTCTTAATCCGTTTCTAAATTTGTGCTTCACTTCTCGAATTATTGGCAGAGTCCTGCAAAGGGTCGGTTGTATTTTTGTTTCAGATAGCCATAGTTAAAAAAATGGAGGTTTAAGTTCAAATCTTGTGGGATTTTGCCGTTAATTCGTGAATAAATTCTTACACATGAGGTGTAAAGGTGTGATCTTGATTGTGAAACTAAGAACTCTTTGTAAAGTTGTGATCTTTTGTTCTCTCAGTGGTTTTTTCTTTAATTGATGAATATAAACAAGGTAGGTATAAGTAAACAAAGCTTTTCCCAATCTTTTAAAATGAATTATGTACTTATAGTACCATATAGAGATAGATATGTCTTTTTGTAAGCACATAATTTAGTttccttttttgttttttaggAACGTGTGGAGGGTTTAGCGGTTAGGCAAAATGAATAATGATGGAAATGTTGTATTCTTGATTTTTGTCTCCAGTTTCTTTCTCCTATCTGTACACCAATAGATGGAGTGCTTGATGTAAAGATTGATGAATAAATCAACACTGTGTTGACCACAATCTTTTATGTGGAGAATCTCTGTAGTCTGAAAAAGTCATGGATTTTACTCTTCTCTATGTAGGGGGGAGCTGAAATTCGGTAGTGGAGGGGGAGAGTATATGGATTTTTTTGGGGAGGGGTGAAATTTTAAGAATACATGACatagaatttttaaaaaactcgCTTCAGAGATGATCACCCGTCCCTGCTGTGTCTGATTTTGGTTCCATTGAGTTCTATATATGATTGTAATTTAGCTAAAATTAGGAACAACTTTAAAGACTTGTGTTGGTAACTTGGTtggtttgtttttgtttatttccCTCATTTTCTTCTCGCCTGAATATGTATATGACCGCCTAATATACCACCAAAAGGGCTTATTGGAAAGACGTTCCATCGTTTTTTCTAAGATAAGAGTGGAAGTTGGAAGCTTGAATCTGGAGTTACGCAAGGATCTTCATTATTATCTGTGATTTTTCTTGCAATGGATGCCTTATaacataatgtttttttttcaaaatgcaAATATCAGTGTGTAGTTTCAAGAGAGTGGAGGTTTAATAGATGGAGAAAAGTGAAGAGTCGGGTAGCCCTGGGTGGAGTACATCATTCTTCATGCAAACAACTGAAGACGTGGCCAGAGCTGTTGCCGCAGCAGCAGCTGCTGTTCATTCTCCACGACCTTCTGTGGTATATTCATCAAAAGTCGAAAGTGGGGGCCAGCTTCACAGACTGCAGCAGCATGTATCTAGAATTATTAAGGGTCTATCGAGTCCTCCTGAAGTGAAAAGTGGGCCTTACAACCCAGAAATTCTTACTAGTCAAAAACGTCAATGGGCGAGCTTTCAATTGCAGTCCCTGGTAGGATATTGTCTCATaatttcatgaattttcttTGCATGTTTGTACTCTTAGTTTAATTTATGCCTAATGCTCATTATCTGGTTTTGTAAATAATTATTCAAGAGAAAAATTGAAATACCTCTCTCTACCGCAACACTTATTAACTAGAACAAATTGTAACCGATCTAGAAACCCCACCTTTTTCTGATCTGATATCTAAAGCGAAGCcattaatatataaattgaagtttttgctttgaagttGTCCATTATTTATAATGCTGATGTTTGCAGGATCACAGAGTCTGGAAGGAGCAGTCAAATCTCTTTGAGAGCATGGTAGTCGTCGGGCTTCCTCCCAGTTCTGATATTCAAGCACTTCAAAATCTTTACTTTGCTAGAAAGTCTGAAGGCTCTGGGAGGTTTCGAAGTGCGCTTGGTGGTCCGCATCAGTCTCGTGTAGAACCTAACCTTGAGCCTCAGGTgctgattttatttattcttccaCCAACTTTGTTGCTATAAAATTTAAATGGTCATCAGAAAAATGCAAACGGTATTCTTTAATGGTTTTCAGGTTTTGTTCGTTTACCCTCCCGGCAAACAGTTACCTCTCAAATACAAGGATCTCCTTTCTTTTTGCTTTCCTGCAGGAGTAGAGGTGCTGTGAAATGCAACTGTTTGACTCAAATCTGTATATTTTATCACTTTCATTTTATTTCTCGTTGGAGTTATTATTTTCTTGTTGGCATCTGGGTTGAGAAATAAATTTAACGTGGTTTAAATGGGTAAGAATGGGGGAAAGCCATATAAAGGTGCAAATTATAGTAGCATCCATGCTTGTTAGTGATGATTAAAATCAATCTTTTGTTCATTATCCTTGATAATTTTTTTGGGACTTTATACACAAATCAATGGTTGGTTTGCAGCTCTGTGGGTGTATGTAAAATTGTCTGCATATGTATTTTAAATCcacacaaaataatattttgtaggttttaattgttttatgGCATTTCTTTGTTCGACGGTCGAGGAAACCCTGGATATGAAAGGACTCAACAGAACTTCAGTGTCATGCTTTTTTGGATTGTCTTTTCTCGAAGGCTGTGTGTTGGTGCTCATTTGCAGTGATTGATCATGAATAATAGGGTTAACAGAAACTGTAATTTGTCTAAGTTTAATTTCCTGGGGCGTGATTGATATCAAAATATGGTTGTTGAGGAATTAGTTTTTATTTGGGTTTCTAAGTCAATTCTTTGTTACAGGTTAATGCTGTTGAGAAAACTCCATCGATGAGTGAACTGAATGAGATACTTTTGGGACAGGTATTTTTAGAGTGCTTCTTTTGAAAACTCACATGATGACTTCTCTACGCTTTTTTCCAGcggtttttttctttctttttttttttttctttttttttcccagTTATGAATTTGTCATAAAGTTTCAGCGTAGTTTGATGAGTGTCTCTTTCCCGTGATCGTATTAGTGCCCATTTAAAAGTCATTAGTTCTCTCTGCCAAGTGCAGTGTTAATCAATACGGGTGCTGTATTTGCAGGAGCATCTGAAACAGAGTGATCTGTCCTTTGTCTTCCGGCTGCAGGTGTGCTGAGACAATCCTTTACATGTTTTGCAGTTTGGATTTTACTTTGTCAAACTTGGTTTCTACTATATGTTATTTCCATTGAGGTTTTTGACGACCTTGAAATGTTCTAGGTGGCAGATGATTCAACTCTCTATGGTTGCTGTGTTTTGGTTGATGAAATCATACAAAAGCCATCAGGGTTGATTTCTATGATGTCGGATGGTCATCCCCTTTCTTCGAGCCTAGGCCGACATATTTTGACCACACGTCGCTGTTACTGCATTCTTTCAAGACTTCCATTTTTTGAACTGCATTTTGGAGTATTGAATAGGTCTGTCAATTGACGTGTTTATGTTGTGTAGTCTGATTCATCTCATTTTGAAGAGATTTCTTTCTAGAGCCTTGTTTTATtgccaaaaaaacaaaaatttatctGATGATGATATGATTACTTGCATGgctaatttttatattattactGGTTTTTGTGCAATGGCTCACCTGTTCCTCATCCATATTTGAAAAACAAAGGAGTATGAAAAGGGTGGGCCGTGGGGGTTTGGGGGATGGGGGTGTGTggttaatatttattaaaatggGTGGTCCATATATGTTTTTTATGTGGATTGTGTGAAAAGAATCTGGTAGAAATGTTTAGATTCCTTTATTCTTTTGATTGATGGTTCTGTGTTTCGTACTTCATCGAAAAACTCGATTCTGGCAGATTTGTgatctttttaaaattattttgttgtgcACTCTGATATTCCTTGAACTGGTAGCTCCAGGAGCTTTTGGCTTGAGTAGTTTTTAAGACACTACACATTTGTGGTTAGCTTCATTTGTGCATGTTACTTAAGGATTCAATTTTCTGGTGTTTTTGATGCTGAATAAACTATGCTGATACATTTGGTCTTTTGGTCTCTCCATGAATACACGTGTTTTAGACTTTAAACTGCACGGAAGGGTTATGGTTTCTACTTGCTATTGCTCATCCTTTACTTCATATCTTGCTGTATTCTGTAGCATATTCACTGAAGAGAGGCTGGAACGGTTAACAAAGGAGATATATAACTTGGATTTGGAGTCACCTGTGAGCTATGATGAGGATGAAACACCGGAAGAGAGCAGCTGTTTACCTCTGGAAGATGGAGAAGGTGCAACGCCAAATCAAACGGTTGAAGAAAGAGTGACCAATGATACATTTTCCTTTAAAAATCAAAGTCTAGATGATGACAGTTATATAAAGAACGGACCTGGTGTTGATGTTGTTGTTGTTGCTTCTATCGGGAATAACATTGCTGGCAATCAATCAGTGGAATGCCATCTACCAAATACTTTATCATTATTACAGTTTCAACAATTGGAAAGCTCTGAATCTTCCTCAAGGTAGATAAGCTTTAATATTTGGCCTTGTACTTTTATGATTTTCTACCATTGTCAGGTTATTTGAAAAACATACGCATAGAGAAAATTTTAGTTTCATCACAGATACCATGAACAATTCCTTGCTTCTGCTGTCCAGAAAGGAACGTGTTAATTTTAACAAATGCATTATGAACTGTGGATGCAGTATTCAAGGCTCTCCAAGTGAATATAGACATTTCAGGAGTGATATTGATGATGCTGAAGTGGAAGAGGCATCATCATCTGGCCAAGATATCCTCAGTGAACATAGTGATATAACTGATTGGGCAAAGGTTGGAATTTTTATTCTGGATGTTTTTGGATCTCATTCACATTATTATCTGTCTACTGAGGTATTCCCACCCCCATTACGCTTTCAGG includes the following:
- the LOC140873212 gene encoding uncharacterized protein, coding for MEKSEESGSPGWSTSFFMQTTEDVARAVAAAAAAVHSPRPSVVYSSKVESGGQLHRLQQHVSRIIKGLSSPPEVKSGPYNPEILTSQKRQWASFQLQSLDHRVWKEQSNLFESMVVVGLPPSSDIQALQNLYFARKSEGSGRFRSALGGPHQSRVEPNLEPQVLFVYPPGKQLPLKYKDLLSFCFPAGVEVNAVEKTPSMSELNEILLGQEHLKQSDLSFVFRLQVADDSTLYGCCVLVDEIIQKPSGLISMMSDGHPLSSSLGRHILTTRRCYCILSRLPFFELHFGVLNSIFTEERLERLTKEIYNLDLESPVSYDEDETPEESSCLPLEDGEGATPNQTVEERVTNDTFSFKNQSLDDDSYIKNGPGVDVVVVASIGNNIAGNQSVECHLPNTLSLLQFQQLESSESSSSIQGSPSEYRHFRSDIDDAEVEEASSSGQDILSEHSDITDWAKANNHGSLRIICEYYRLKCPTRGSTLKFHPLDHLHPLEYQRPNETVLHVAGSTIDLRSCSTSLELAEAHSALMVEEEAASLSVWAVACLCGSLRLEHVLTLFAGALLEKQIVVVCSNLGILSAIVLSIIPLIRPYQWQSLLMPVLPNDMLDFLDAPVPYIVGVKNKTTEVQSKMTNVILVDANRNQMKSPTIPQLPQQRELYSCLSPYHAKLVGESYLGKRRPVHDCTPVQVEAARAFLGVLRSYLDSLCSNIRSHTITNVQSNNDKVSLLLKESFIDSFPSRDRPFMKLFLDTQLFSVHTDFVLSFFQKE